In Pseudomonas sp. p1(2021b), the genomic window GCTATGCCGAGAACGCCGAAATCCTCCTGGACCACCAGCGCACCGAGGACGTTCGCGGCAACCTCAAACTGATCGGCGAGCTGACCGGTCGCATGGCCTCGATCATCACCCACCTGCGTGCCTTTGCCCGCCGCGACCAGCACGCGCCGGAAAGCGTGGCCCTGCAGCCGGCGCTGGATGATGCCCTGGCGCTGCTGGCCAAGCGTCGCCGGGCCATGGCCGTGGAGCTGGTGCGCGACCTGCCCGAGGCCACGCTGTGGGTGCAGGCCGGCGAAACGCGCCTGCGCCAGGTGCTTGGCAACCTGTTGGCCAATGCCCTCGACGCACTCACCGAAAAAGCCAACCCACGTAAGCTGTGGCTCAGTGCCGAACGCCAGGATGACTGCGTCTACCTGTACATTCGCGACAATGGCCCGGGTTTCAGCCGCCAGGCCCTGGCGCATGCCAAGGAGCCCTTCTTCACCACCAAGACCCGCACCCAGGGCCTGGGGTTGGGGCTGGCCATCTGCGAAAGCCTGATGCATGCCCTGGGCGGCGAGCTGCTGCTGGGTAACCACCCGGAAGGCGGCGCCCTGCTGACCCTGCGACTGCGCGTGGCCAAGCCCGGCGCCAACCTGCAATCTTCGGAGGACCCTTCGGCATGACGACCGAGACACAGATCGACAGCCGCACCCAGGTCATCCTGGTGGACGACGATCCGCACCTTCGCCAGGCCCTGGGCCAGACCCTGGACCTGGCCGGGCTCAAGGTCGTGGCCCTGGCCGATGCCCAGGGGCTGGCCGAGCGTATCGAACCGGACTGGCCCGGCGTGGTGGTCAGCGACATCCGCATGCCCGGCATCGATGGCCTGCAACTGTTGGAGCAACTGCACGGACGCGACAACGAGCTGCCGGTGCTGCTGATCACCGGCCACGGCGATGTGCCGCTGGCCGTGCAGGCCATGCGCGCCGGTGCCTATGACTTCCTGGAAAAGCCCTTCGCCAGCGATGCCCTGCTCGACAGCGTGCGCCGCGCGTTGGCCCTGCGCCGCCTGGTGCTGGACAACCGCAGCCTGCGCCTGGCCCTGAGCGACCGCCAGGAGCTGTCCGCGCGCCTGGTCGGCCAATCGCCGGCCATGCAGCGCCTGCGCGAGCAGATCGGCGCCCTGGCTGCGACCCGCGCCGACGTGCTGATCCTTGGCGAAACCGGTGCCGGCAAGGAAGTCGTGGCCCGCGCCCTGCACGACCTGTCGAGCCGCCGCGACGGCCCGTTCGTGGCGATCAATGCCGGCGCGCTGGCCGAGTCGGTGGTCGAAAGCGAACTGTTCGGCCATGAGCCGGGCGCCTTCACCGGGGCGCAGAAGCGCCGTATCGGCAAGTTCGAATTCGCCAACGGGGGCACGCTGTTCCTCGACGAAATCGAAAGCATGAGCCTGGATGTGCAGGTCAAGCTGCTGCGCCTTCTGCAGGAGCGGGTGGTGGAGCGCCTGGGCGGCAACCAGCTGATCCCGCTGGATATCCGTATCATCGCCGCCACCAAGGAGGACCTGCGCCAGGCCGCCGACCAGGGCCGCTTCCGCGCCGACCTGTACTACCGCCTGAACGTGGCGCCCCTGCGCATCCCGCCCCTGCGCGAGCGCGGCGACGATATCCTGGTGCTGTTCCAGCATTTCGCCGATGCCGCCAGCCAGCGCCATGGCCTGCCGGCCAACAACCTGCAACCCGCCCATCGCGCCCTGCTGCTGCGCCACGACTGGCCAGGCAATGTGCGCGAGCTGCAGAACGCCGCCGAACGCTTCGCCCTGGGCCTGGAGCTGGCCCTCGATGGCCAGGCGCCTGCTGCCCCCGCCACCGCCGAGCCTGTGCGTACCGGCAACCTCAGCGAACAGGTCGAGCACTTCGAGCGTTCGCTGATCGCCGCCGAACTGGCTCAGACACACAGCTCCATGCGCAGCCTGGCCGAGGCCCTCGGCATTCCGCGCAAGACCCTGCACGACAAGCTGCGCAAGCACGGCCTGAGCTTCGCCGACAGCGCCAGCGGGCAAGACGACCCGGAGGACAACCGCCCATGATCAGCGACAGCCAGTACCTGCAGTCCGTACTGCACAGCGACATTCCCCTGACCCGCGAAATGGGCATGGCCGTCATCGACTGGCACGACCAGCGCCTGCGCCTGCAGTTGCCGCTGGCGCCCAACGTCAACCACAAGAGCACCATGTTCGGCGGCAGCCTGTATTGCGCCGCAGTGCTGGTGGGCTGGGGCTGGTTGCACCTGCGCCTGCGCGAACTGGGTATCGACGATGGGCATATCGTCATCCAGGAAGGCCAGATCAGCTACCCGCTGCCGGTCATCGGAGCAGCGGTCGCGAGCTGCCCGGCGCCGGACGAGAAGACCTGGGAGCGGTTCCTGGCGATGTACCAACGCCGGGGGCGGGCGCGGCTGACGCTCGAGACGGTGGTGTGCAATGCTGGCAGCGACGCGCCTGCCGTGAAATTCAGCGGGCAGTACGTGTTGCATCGCTGATACAGGGGGCGCTTTGCGTCCCTTTCGCGGGACAAGCCCGCTCCTACAGGTATAGCGGTGTCTCTGAAAACGGCGCAGGACAGGTGGGTGACGGAGCCTGCTCCCTCCGAGATTGCGCCGCTCTCAAGACGTGCGAAATCCCTGTGGCCGGGCCGCGCAGCGCCCCCGCCAACTCAACCGATCGCGGCAGCCAACTGCAACAGGGCCGCACGCCACGGCGCCGCGGCCGGCAAGGCCAGGAAGAACGGGTTGAGCAACGATTCACGCGCCGGATAGCGGAACGGCTGGCCATCAAGGCCGATCACCTCGCCCCCAGCGCCTTCGAGCACACCCTGGGCGGCAGCAGTATCCCATTGAGACGTCGGGGCCAGCCGTGGATAGCAATCGGCGGCTCCTTCGGCCAGCAGGCAGAACTTCAAGGAACTGCCCACATTGGTCAGTTCCAGCTCACCGACCGCGCTGCCCAACCCGCCCAGCAACGCCTCCTGTTGCGGGCTTGAGTGGCGCTTGCTGGCCACCACGGTGAAACGCCCTTTCTGCGGCGGTTGCTGGCGTACCTGGATCGGCTGGGCTTCAGCGCCCGACTCCGCACACCACGCCCCTAGCTGCCGACCGCCGAAATAGCAGCGTCCATTGGTCGGCATCGACACCACGCCGAACACCACCTCGCCGCGCTCGATCAAGGCGATGTTGACCGTGAACTCCTCGCTGCCAGCGATGAATTCCTTGGTGCCGTCCAGGGGATCGACCAACCACCAGCGTGTCCAGGCCTGGCGCTCGCCCAGAGCGATGTCGCAGTCTTCTTCGGACAGGACCGGGATGTGCGGCGCCAAGGCCTGCAAGCCCTCAGCGATCACCTGATGGGCAGCGAGGTCGGCCGCGGTCACCGGCGAATCATCCGCCTTGTTGGTCACCGCGACGTCGGCACGCCAGAACGGCAGGATCGCCTCGCCAGCCAGGCGGGCCAGCTTTACCACTTCGAGCATCAGCTGCTGGTCGTTCATGCGCTCAACTGCCCCCGCTGGATCAACAGGTCACGGGCCAGATACAGCGCCGCCAGGGCCCGGCCCTCGGAAAACTGCGGGTGCATGGCCAGGGCCGACAGCTCGCGCAGGTTGACCTTGTCCACGCGCATCGGCTCCGGCTCGTCACCCTCGAGACGTTCTTCATACAGGTCGGTGGCCAGCACCACCTGGATCTTCTGGCTCATGTAGCCAGGCGAGAGCGACAGCTCGGTCAGGTGCTCCAGCTGGTGCGCGCCGAAACCCGCTTCCTCCTTGAGCTCACGGTTGGCGGCCGCCAGCACGTCCTCCCCCGGCTCGATCAGGCCCTTGGGTAACGACAATTCATATTCGTCGGTGCCGCCGCAGTACTCCTCCACCAATACCGCATGCTCGGCGTCGAGCATCGCCACCACCATCACCGCACCATAGCCGTTGCCGCGGCCGACCAGGCGCTCGTAGGTCCGCTCGGTGCCGTTGGAAAAGCGCAACTGCACGGCTTCGACGCGGAACAGGCGGCTGCTGGCGACGATTTCGCGAGCGAGTACGGTGGGTTTCTGGCGCATGGGGCGGCTCCTTGGCGTGAACGGGTTACTATACCGTGGCTTGCCGACCGATCGAGAGTTTCCCATGCCTGTTCTTCCCTGGTCCGCCATCGATACCGTCCTACTGGACATGGATGGCACCCTGCTCGACCTGCACTACGATAACCAGTTCTGGCTGGAACACCT contains:
- a CDS encoding sigma-54-dependent transcriptional regulator; the protein is MTTETQIDSRTQVILVDDDPHLRQALGQTLDLAGLKVVALADAQGLAERIEPDWPGVVVSDIRMPGIDGLQLLEQLHGRDNELPVLLITGHGDVPLAVQAMRAGAYDFLEKPFASDALLDSVRRALALRRLVLDNRSLRLALSDRQELSARLVGQSPAMQRLREQIGALAATRADVLILGETGAGKEVVARALHDLSSRRDGPFVAINAGALAESVVESELFGHEPGAFTGAQKRRIGKFEFANGGTLFLDEIESMSLDVQVKLLRLLQERVVERLGGNQLIPLDIRIIAATKEDLRQAADQGRFRADLYYRLNVAPLRIPPLRERGDDILVLFQHFADAASQRHGLPANNLQPAHRALLLRHDWPGNVRELQNAAERFALGLELALDGQAPAAPATAEPVRTGNLSEQVEHFERSLIAAELAQTHSSMRSLAEALGIPRKTLHDKLRKHGLSFADSASGQDDPEDNRP
- a CDS encoding YiiD C-terminal domain-containing protein; its protein translation is MISDSQYLQSVLHSDIPLTREMGMAVIDWHDQRLRLQLPLAPNVNHKSTMFGGSLYCAAVLVGWGWLHLRLRELGIDDGHIVIQEGQISYPLPVIGAAVASCPAPDEKTWERFLAMYQRRGRARLTLETVVCNAGSDAPAVKFSGQYVLHR
- the cysQ gene encoding 3'(2'),5'-bisphosphate nucleotidase CysQ, whose product is MNDQQLMLEVVKLARLAGEAILPFWRADVAVTNKADDSPVTAADLAAHQVIAEGLQALAPHIPVLSEEDCDIALGERQAWTRWWLVDPLDGTKEFIAGSEEFTVNIALIERGEVVFGVVSMPTNGRCYFGGRQLGAWCAESGAEAQPIQVRQQPPQKGRFTVVASKRHSSPQQEALLGGLGSAVGELELTNVGSSLKFCLLAEGAADCYPRLAPTSQWDTAAAQGVLEGAGGEVIGLDGQPFRYPARESLLNPFFLALPAAAPWRAALLQLAAAIG
- the nudE gene encoding ADP compounds hydrolase NudE, with the translated sequence MRQKPTVLAREIVASSRLFRVEAVQLRFSNGTERTYERLVGRGNGYGAVMVVAMLDAEHAVLVEEYCGGTDEYELSLPKGLIEPGEDVLAAANRELKEEAGFGAHQLEHLTELSLSPGYMSQKIQVVLATDLYEERLEGDEPEPMRVDKVNLRELSALAMHPQFSEGRALAALYLARDLLIQRGQLSA